A window of the Leucothrix mucor DSM 2157 genome harbors these coding sequences:
- a CDS encoding YcjF family protein has protein sequence MKIWNHVQNYLPDWFSNNEKNPSENPTTADPAEPSRSGDNHLALAKESLTQLLNDERVPESVRNGLQADYQVIRQMLDKLEHGQLHIAVFGRVSVGKSSVLNALIGREVFSVSLLHGETKQADMEAWKEVDAGGVYLIDTPGINEIDGEAREALAHDVAERADMLLFVVDSDLTDVELKALKTVAEAKRPIILVVNKSDQYSEAEIMQLRGIIRDRVSGIIAPENIVFSAASPGKQIIIREDEFGNEHESTRQRPVDIINLRSRLWDIIEAEGKTLSALNASLFAGQLSEQVGERMLAVRQEVGARVINLYCIAKGVAVALNPVPIADLVAAVAIDVSMIVHLSRIYGLPMSKSEAGELIKNIAAQMVVLYGSFWAVNLLSSTLKITTVGLSTILTGVTQGAIAWYSTLIIGRAAERYLAKGKSWGDSGPKLAVAEILDSLDRDSIMKEAKEEIMTFIKKGKA, from the coding sequence GTGAAAATCTGGAATCACGTGCAAAATTATTTGCCAGACTGGTTTTCGAACAACGAAAAGAATCCGTCGGAAAATCCGACGACCGCTGATCCTGCCGAGCCCTCGCGCTCAGGTGATAACCATCTGGCCTTAGCCAAAGAGAGCCTAACTCAACTGCTCAATGATGAGCGGGTGCCGGAGTCGGTGCGCAATGGCTTGCAGGCGGATTATCAGGTGATTCGCCAGATGCTGGATAAGCTAGAGCACGGACAGCTCCACATTGCCGTATTCGGTCGCGTAAGTGTGGGTAAGTCATCAGTGCTGAATGCGCTGATTGGCCGCGAGGTGTTTAGCGTGAGCCTGCTACATGGTGAAACCAAGCAAGCGGATATGGAAGCTTGGAAAGAAGTCGATGCCGGCGGCGTTTATCTGATCGATACCCCTGGCATTAACGAGATTGACGGCGAAGCTCGTGAAGCGCTGGCACATGATGTGGCTGAGCGCGCGGATATGTTGCTGTTTGTGGTGGATAGCGACCTAACCGATGTTGAGTTAAAAGCCCTGAAAACAGTGGCTGAAGCCAAGCGCCCGATCATTCTGGTGGTCAATAAATCCGATCAATACAGCGAAGCCGAAATCATGCAATTGCGTGGGATTATCCGCGATCGTGTATCAGGCATAATTGCGCCAGAAAATATTGTGTTCTCAGCTGCCTCGCCTGGTAAGCAAATCATTATTCGCGAAGATGAGTTTGGCAATGAGCATGAGTCTACGCGCCAACGCCCCGTTGATATCATCAATTTGCGCTCGCGGCTGTGGGACATTATTGAGGCCGAAGGTAAAACCTTATCCGCTCTGAATGCTTCTCTGTTTGCCGGTCAACTGAGTGAACAGGTTGGTGAGCGTATGCTAGCAGTGCGTCAGGAAGTTGGCGCACGCGTAATCAATTTGTACTGCATAGCCAAAGGCGTGGCAGTGGCGCTAAACCCTGTACCCATTGCTGATCTGGTGGCTGCAGTGGCAATTGATGTCAGTATGATCGTGCATCTATCACGTATTTACGGCTTACCAATGAGCAAATCTGAAGCCGGTGAACTTATTAAGAACATTGCGGCACAAATGGTAGTGCTTTACGGATCATTCTGGGCAGTGAATTTACTGTCATCGACCCTGAAAATTACCACGGTGGGCTTATCCACCATTTTAACCGGGGTCACTCAGGGCGCCATTGCCTGGTATAGCACGCTAATTATCGGTCGCGCTGCGGAGCGCTATTTAGCCAAAGGAAAATCTTGGGGTGATAGCGGGCCTAAGCTCGCAGTTGCAGAGATTCTGGATAGCTTGGATCGCGACTCGATTATGAAAGAAGCTAAAGAAGAAATAATGACATTTATAAAAAAAGGTAAAGCGTAG